One Camelina sativa cultivar DH55 chromosome 3, Cs, whole genome shotgun sequence genomic window carries:
- the LOC104777894 gene encoding PI-PLC X domain-containing protein At5g67130, protein MFPRLLLVLLVALLIQSSFLLDISSALQEGKTCIANRNCDAGLHCETCIANSGFRPRCSRTQPINPISKTKGLPFNKYSWLTTHNSFARLGEVSRTGSVILAPTNQQDSITSQLNNGVRGFMLDMYDFQNDVWLCHSFNGMCFNFTAFQPAINILREFQVFLEKNTEEVVTIIIEDYVKSPKGLTKVFDAAGLRKFMFPVARMPKNGGDWPRLDDMVRQNQRLLVFTSDSRKEATEGIAYQWNYMVENQYGNGGLKVGACPNRAQSKPMSDKSKSLVLVNHFPDAADLIVACKQNSASLLESIKTCYQAAGQRWPNFIAVDFYKRSDGGGAPQAVDIANGNLMCGCDNFAACKADGKCG, encoded by the exons ATGTTTCCAAGACTACTACTCGTCCTTCTCGTAGCTCTTCTGATTCAATCTTCTTTCCTTTTAGATATATCCTCTGCTCTCCAG GAGGGGAAAACATGTATAGCAAACAGAAACTGTGACGCTGGTTTACATTGTGAAACATGTATAGCCAACTCTGGTTTCAGACCCAGATGCTCCCGAACCCAACCCATCAACCCCATCTCCAAG ACGAAGGGATTGCCTTTCAACAAGTATTCATGGTTAACAACACATAACTCGTTTGCTCGATTGGGGGAAGTGTCAAGGACCGGTTCTGTCATTTTGGCGCCTACTAATCAGCAAGATTCAATCACAAGCCAACTCAAT AATGGTGTAAGAGGGTTTATGCTCGACATGTATGACTTCCAAAACGATGTCTGGCTTTGCCATTCTTTCAATGGGATGTGTTTCAATTTCACCGCTTTC CAACCGGCGATTAACATTTTAAGGGAGTTTCAAGTGTTTCTAGAGAAGAACACAGAGGAAGTTGTAACGATTATCATCGAAGACTATGTGAAATCGCCTAAAGGTCTCACGAAAGTGTTTGATGCAGCTGGTCTACGTAAGTTCATGTTTCCGGTAGCTAGAATGCCTAAAAATGGAGGGGATTGGCCTAGGCTTGACGACATGGTACGTCAAAACCAACGGTTGCTAGTTTTCACATCCGATTCACGTAAAGAAGCAACCGAAGGGATTGCATATCAATGGAACTATATGGTTGAGAATCAAT atGGAAATGGGGGGTTGAAGGTAGGAGCGTGTCCGAATAGGGCACAATCAAAACCGATGAGCGATAAAtcgaaatctcttgttcttgtgAACCATTTCCCTGATGCCGCGGATTTGATAGTTGCATGTAAACAAAACTCGGCTTCTCTTCTTGAATCTATCAAGACATGTTACCAAGCCGCGGGACAGCGTTGGCCTAACTTCATAGCAGTCGATTTCTACAAG AGAAGCGATGGTGGAGGAGCTCCGCAAGCGGTTGATATTGCTAATGGCAATTTGATGTGCGGTTGCGATAACTTTGCAGCGTGCAAG GCTGACGGCAAGTGTGGATAG